From Garra rufa chromosome 19, GarRuf1.0, whole genome shotgun sequence, the proteins below share one genomic window:
- the ppm1nb gene encoding protein phosphatase, Mg2+/Mn2+ dependent, 1Nb (putative) — protein MRTSRKGSVEMPAFVRQLVKETEKRVTSFFKGGRGGGAGELSEGEEGGEEEGVIPSPYLDRPVLDKHMQEGCASWGLTYALASMQGWRAHMEDFHNCFPQLGGELAHWGFFAVYDGHAGSVVAQHCSRNLLDHILGTGEQQAVLQTAGRLSRYKSRGVLEDQYPAEICSNLPQHTSLKVSSMPKQGSLDNISIILVCFPAAPQLSPEALHQEAELEDFLESKVAEIFEELSATGDEPDLLSVLTVLASTVIPGLPPGGGLQSKRNCIISAYYQQKEVRRSRLAQELSPTDAN, from the exons ATGAGGACATCCAGGAAAGGAAGCGTGGAAATGCCTGCTTTTGTAAGGCAGCTGGTGAAGGAGACAGAGAAAAGGGTCACCTCCTTCTTCAAAGGGGGACGAGGGGGAGGCGCCGGGGAGCTGTCTGAAGGCGAAGAGGGAGGAGAGGAGGAAGGGGTCATCCCTAGCCCCTACTTGGACCGACCGGTTCTGGACAAGCACATGCAAGAAGGCTGTGCCTCCTGGGGACTTACCTACGCCCTGGCCAGCATGCAGGGTTGGAGGGCCCACATGGAAGATTTCCACAACTGCTTCCCTCAGCTAGGAGGCGAACTGGCCCACTGGGGGTTCTTCGCTGTATATGATGGACACGCAGGGAGCGTCGTGGCCCAACACTGCTCCCGAAACCTGCTGGACCACATCCTGGGCACAGGTGAGCAACAAGCTGTCCTACAAACAGCAGGACGTCTT AGTAGATACAAGAGCAGGGGTGTCCTGGAGGACCAGTATCCTGCAGAGATTTGCTCCAACTTGCCTCAGCACACCTCCCtgaaagtttctagtatgccca AACAGGGAAGCCTTGATAACATCAGCATCATTCTAGTATGTTTCCCTGCCGCCCCCCAGCTATCACCTGAAGCACTACATCAGGAGGCTGAGCTCGAGGACTTTCTGGAGTCTAAAGTAGCTG AGATTTTTGAGGAGCTGAGCGCAACAGGTGATGAGCCTGATCTGCTGTCAGTTCTGACAGTGCTGGCTTCCACAGTGATTCCTGGACTTCCACCAGGGGGCGGCCTTCAGAGCAA ACGGAACTGCATAATTTCAGCATACTATCAGCAGAAAGAGGTACGGAGATCCAGATTAGCCCAG GAACTCAGTCCTACAGATGCCAATTAG
- the kcnk12l gene encoding potassium channel subfamily K member 13, with product MGKDSNLALACLLLPPNPKVYLEVLFPGPCVILPDNLAFYDGVTGESVRECLCLVSLHVCLFLSFPSGDQVMPRRRDVSNSCCLPLHLNEDNARFGLLAAFILLYLLCGAVVFSALEHPSEVQAHHRWDKQLANFTEQNSINLKTLQVLLRQYEEAFAAGIRVDKLRPRWDFSGAFYFVATVISTIGFGMTTPVTVAGKIFLIFYGLLGCAATILFFNLFLERIITMLAYIMRWCHERQLRRSGVGGEEARSEDDSLEGWKPSVYYVMLILGIAAVLIACSASALYSAMEDWDYFESLYFCFVAFSTIGFGDVVSSQRESYKAQEAYRLGNCLFILMGVCCIYSLFNVISIIIKQTLNWILGKMDCSKTQCPCRGRPYRRRGRACCCCCLPRIPNQRHNHHPPLGHSRQRAQKRNAVHPAPANEASGKRFTNASVETVCDSETDAGLGPDGGYLTGRRLSGEMISVNDFMANKVSLAILQKQLSETAHGNPRQSHVRQNGFSGGVGAFAIMNNRLQETSVDR from the exons ATGGGAAAAGATAGCAATCTTGCGCTTGCCTGCCTACTGTTACCTCCTAACCCAAAGGTGTATCTTGAGGTTTTATTTCCTGGACCATGTGTCATTTTACCTGATAACCTTGCTTTTTACGATGGTGTCACTGGAGAAAGTG TGAGAGAGTGTTTGTGTCTTGTGTCTTTGCATGTTTGCCTGTTCTTGTCATTTCCTTCTGGTGATCAAGTCATGCCACGTAGAAGAGATGTCAGCAACAGCTGTTGCCTCCCACTTCACCTGAATGAAGACAATGCCCGTTTTGGCTTGTTGGCGGCCTTCATCCTCCTCTACCTGCTGTGTGGGGCGGTGGTGTTCTCCGCACTTGAGCATCCCTCTGAGGTGCAGGCTCACCACCGTTGGGACAAACAGCTGGCCAACTTCACGGAGCAAAACAGCATAAACCTAAAAACATTACAGGTCCTGCTAAGGCAATATGAGGAGGCCTTTGCGGCTGGGATCCGAGTGGACAAACTTAGGCCCCGTTGGGATTTCTCGGGAGCTTTCTACTTTGTTGCTACAGTGATATCCACTATTG GTTTTGGCATGACCACTCCCGTCACGGTTGCAGGTAAGATCTTTTTGATATTCTACGGACTCCTTGGCTGTGCAGCAACGATCCTCTTCTTCAACCTCTTTCTGGAGCGCATTATCACGATGTTGGCCTACATTATGCGTTGGTGTCACGAGCGACAACTGCGCCGCTCCGGCGTGGGAGGCGAGGAGGCCAGGAGCGAGGACGACAGTCTGGAAGGTTGGAAACCATCAGTCTACTACGTAATGCTCATTCTGGGCATCGCCGCGGTGCTGATCGCATGTAGTGCATCTGCGTTGTACTCTGCCATGGAGGACTGGGATTACTTTGAGTCCTTGTACTTTTGCTTTGTGGCCTTCAGCACCATTGGCTTTGGGGATGTGGTTAGCAGCCAACGTGAGAGCTATAAAGCTCAAGAGGCCTACCGTCTGGGCAACTGCCTTTTTATCCTCATGGGTGTGTGTTGCATTTATTCCCTGTTTAATGTCATTTCCATCATTATCAAGCAGACGCTCAACTGGATCCTCGGAAAAATGGACTGCAGCAAGACTCAGTGTCCCTGTCGTGGCCGTCCATACAGGCGACGAGGTCGGGCCTGCTGTTGCTGCTGCCTTCCACGCATTCCCAACCAGCGGCACAACCACCACCCTCCGCTGGGACATTCCCGCCAGAGGGCTCAAAAGCGCAACGCCGTGCACCCTGCCCCGGCCAATGAAGCGTCAGGAAAGCGCTTCACTAATGCATCAGTGGAAACAGTTTGTGATAGTGAGACTGATGCTGGCTTAGGACCAGATGGAGGTTATCTGACAGGGCGCAGACTGTCTGGAGAAATGATCTCAGTCAATGACTTTATGGCTAACAAGGTTTCTCTGGCCATTCTGCAGAAGCAGCTCTCAGAGACTGCTCATGGTAATCCAAGACAGAGTCATGTTCGACAGAATGGCTTCTCAGGTGGAGTGGGCGCCTTTGCTATCATGAATAATCGCCTTCAGGAGACAAGTGTCGACAGGTAG
- the sdhaf1 gene encoding succinate dehydrogenase assembly factor 1, mitochondrial has product MIQHTMARHSKLQKQVLSLYRQFLRAAQDKPGFIPRIRDDFRANAAIKKTDVMHIEYLYRRGQRQLELLKDVNTKQLGSFSKSKEDS; this is encoded by the coding sequence ATGATCCAGCACACTATGGCACGCCATAGCAAACTCCAGAAACAGGTCTTATCCCTGTATCGGCAGTTTCTGCGTGCGGCTCAGGACAAGCCGGGCTTTATACCGAGAATACGTGATGATTTCCGTGCCAACGCTGCCATCAAGAAGACTGACGTCATGCACATAGAATATCTTTATCGCCGAGGCCAACGGCAACTCGAACTGCTTAAAGATGTAAACACTAAACAACTTGGATCATTCAGCAAGTCAAAAGAGGACAGTTGA
- the qpctlb gene encoding glutaminyl-peptide cyclotransferase isoform X2, which produces MMNSIRYKAATVRWTCSVAHCDHARMCRVRLLLLCLCVLVAMTLTLAVALSNHQTTEYDLPPKPPDLFKDKLNHQPGKPTIAQVKRLVSLVNWDRLWYSHLRPILTERQPGSIGSRKVRKHIFSQLDSLSAGWSVEVDSFISDTPRGPVSFSNVLAVLDPMAPRRLLLACHYDSKFIPSDPSEPQKVFVGASDSAVPCAMMLELVTALDLHLKKHKQLTSRVTLQLVFFDGGEAFEQWSQTDSLYGSRHLADSMSHIPHPPGSEQTTLLNAVDLLVLLDLIGAPDPMFVNHFENTARWFDRLIAAGVPVLHIIATPFPSFLHTMEDTANKIHSHTVENLTKVLVVFLAEYLRL; this is translated from the exons atgatgaacagcATACGGTACAAAGCAGCGACTGTCAGGTGGACCTGTTCTGTCGCGCACTGTGACCATGCACGTATGTGCCGCGTCCGGTTGCTGCTGCTGTGCTTGTGCGTGCTGGTGGCAATGACACTAACACTGGCAGTAGCACTATCTAACCACCAAACGACAGAGTATGATTTACCTCCCAAACCTCCTGACCTATTTAAAGACAAG CTGAATCACCAGCCAGGTAAACCCACTATTGCCCAAGTAAAGCGGCTCGTCTCACTGGTGAATTGGGATAGACTGTGGTATTCCCATCTGCGACCCATTCTTACCGAACGCCAACCAGGAAGTATTGGAAGTCGGAAAGTACGAAAA CACATCTTTTCTCAACTAGATTCTCTTTCGGCGGGCTGGTCTGTAGAAGTGGACTCCTTCATCTCTGATACCCCTCGTGGCCCTGTTAGCTTCTCTAACGTCCTGGCTGTGTTAGACCCAATGGCTCCTCGCCGACTGCTTCTGGCTTGTCACTACGACTCCAAATTTATACCTTCAGATCCCAGTGAACCACAGAAGGTGTTTGTGGGTGCCAGTGATTCTGCCGTGCCTTGCGCTATGATGCTGGAACTGGTCACAGCTTTGGATCTACACCTCAAAAAGCACAAGCAGCTG ACGTCCAGGGTGACTCTGCAGTTGGTCTTCTTTGACGGAGGAGAAGCTTTCGAGCAGTGGTCTCAGACAGACTCGCTATATGGGTCACGGCACCTTGCGGACTCCATGTCCCACATTCCTCACCCACCGGGTTCTGAACAAACCACACTGCTGAATGCTGTG GATCTCCTTGTTCTTTTGGACCTCATTGGTGCCCCTGATCCCATGTTTGTGAATCACTTTGAGAACACAGCTCGCTGGTTTGACCGCCTTATCGCTGCTG GAGTTCCAGTGCTGCACATAATCGCTACGCCATTCCCTTCGTTCCTACACACAATGGAGGACACAGCGAACAAGATTCACAGTCACACTGTGGAGAATCTCACCAAAGTCCTTGTGGTCTTCCTGGCTGAGTATCTGCGGCTCTAG
- the qpctlb gene encoding glutaminyl-peptide cyclotransferase isoform X1 codes for MMNSIRYKAATVRWTCSVAHCDHARMCRVRLLLLCLCVLVAMTLTLAVALSNHQTTEYDLPPKPPDLFKDKLNHQPGKPTIAQVKRLVSLVNWDRLWYSHLRPILTERQPGSIGSRKVRKHIFSQLDSLSAGWSVEVDSFISDTPRGPVSFSNVLAVLDPMAPRRLLLACHYDSKFIPSDPSEPQKVFVGASDSAVPCAMMLELVTALDLHLKKHKQLTSRVTLQLVFFDGGEAFEQWSQTDSLYGSRHLADSMSHIPHPPGSEQTTLLNAVDLLVLLDLIGAPDPMFVNHFENTARWFDRLIAAEKRLHNLGLLASHPKELTYFVKDVNMGPVEDDHIPFLQRGVPVLHIIATPFPSFLHTMEDTANKIHSHTVENLTKVLVVFLAEYLRL; via the exons atgatgaacagcATACGGTACAAAGCAGCGACTGTCAGGTGGACCTGTTCTGTCGCGCACTGTGACCATGCACGTATGTGCCGCGTCCGGTTGCTGCTGCTGTGCTTGTGCGTGCTGGTGGCAATGACACTAACACTGGCAGTAGCACTATCTAACCACCAAACGACAGAGTATGATTTACCTCCCAAACCTCCTGACCTATTTAAAGACAAG CTGAATCACCAGCCAGGTAAACCCACTATTGCCCAAGTAAAGCGGCTCGTCTCACTGGTGAATTGGGATAGACTGTGGTATTCCCATCTGCGACCCATTCTTACCGAACGCCAACCAGGAAGTATTGGAAGTCGGAAAGTACGAAAA CACATCTTTTCTCAACTAGATTCTCTTTCGGCGGGCTGGTCTGTAGAAGTGGACTCCTTCATCTCTGATACCCCTCGTGGCCCTGTTAGCTTCTCTAACGTCCTGGCTGTGTTAGACCCAATGGCTCCTCGCCGACTGCTTCTGGCTTGTCACTACGACTCCAAATTTATACCTTCAGATCCCAGTGAACCACAGAAGGTGTTTGTGGGTGCCAGTGATTCTGCCGTGCCTTGCGCTATGATGCTGGAACTGGTCACAGCTTTGGATCTACACCTCAAAAAGCACAAGCAGCTG ACGTCCAGGGTGACTCTGCAGTTGGTCTTCTTTGACGGAGGAGAAGCTTTCGAGCAGTGGTCTCAGACAGACTCGCTATATGGGTCACGGCACCTTGCGGACTCCATGTCCCACATTCCTCACCCACCGGGTTCTGAACAAACCACACTGCTGAATGCTGTG GATCTCCTTGTTCTTTTGGACCTCATTGGTGCCCCTGATCCCATGTTTGTGAATCACTTTGAGAACACAGCTCGCTGGTTTGACCGCCTTATCGCTGCTG AGAAGAGACTTCATAATTTAGGGCTCCTGGCTTCCCATCCCAAAGAGCTGACCTATTTTGTGAAGGATGTGAATATGGGACCAGTTGAAGATGATCATATTCCTTTTCTTCAGAGAG GAGTTCCAGTGCTGCACATAATCGCTACGCCATTCCCTTCGTTCCTACACACAATGGAGGACACAGCGAACAAGATTCACAGTCACACTGTGGAGAATCTCACCAAAGTCCTTGTGGTCTTCCTGGCTGAGTATCTGCGGCTCTAG
- the meiosin gene encoding uncharacterized protein meiosin, with product MLQCFDFHRVKSHPHRLSENNEKKSESESEDTPLSCTPPQFLKAKNIYTYSRINKYTVYLLYTTVYLHLQTVQLSDKKRDPQSKTFERFIINAVEEQEHQITCAGQSSLSEVQTVEDKDLWPVDDSEPSQSSLDSYSTTSSFNTGSTEAESSCSFCEDQTGSEDGSPGGNMLNTPPSSSRVLLKDPMLGSFPAAWKKRFLFSPTLSKTPVLPLRPPLREADSLTLNPSLLISPSQGLSRSLHPEGQEALQTLFEDVWVTQESTVLKTPSLPGSFANDSVGQIFGSNLSFKSGEENQSSEDETPKQLVPLKRARKGCSHRHTSKRGRVSKQPNPKKKCVNGFIMFCRINRKLYIRSYPGVPSTTVTKELAKLWHILPKRERRLYCLKAWSFSCQQNRNVRFQVHETERKAGRSVPSPLHMLLAYRDKYAAVK from the exons ATGCTGCAGTGCTTTGACTTTCATCGTGTGAAGAGTCACCCTCACCGTCTATCTGAAAACAATGAGAAAA AATCAGAGTCGGAGAGTGAAGACACTCCATTATCTTGCACACCACCACAATTCCTAAAAGCCAAGAACATATACACCTACAGTCGCATAAACAAGTATACAG tttacttactgTACACTACTGTATATTTACATCTACAAACAGTTCAATTAAGTGACAAAAAGAGGGACCCTCAGAGCAAAACCTTTGAGAGATTTATCATAAATGCTGTGGAGGAGCAAGAACACCAGATTACATGTGCGGGACAAAGCAGTTTGTCAGAAGTTCAAACTGTGGAGGACAAAGACCTGTGGCCTGTTGATGATAGCGAACCATCACAAAGTTCTCTAGACTCTTACTCCACAACTTCCTCTTTCAATACAG GAAGCACTGAGGCTGAATCTTCCTGTAGTTTCTGTGAAGACCAAACAGGAAGTGAAGACGGAAGCCCAGGGGGGAATATGTTGAATACACCTCCATCCAG TTCAAGAGTTCTTCTGAAAGACCCCATGCTTGGATCTTTTCCGGCTGCATGGAAAAAGCGTTTTCTTTTCAGCCCTACGCTGTCAAAAACACCAGTGCTACCTTTGCGTCCACCCCTTCGGGAAGCAGACAGCCTGACCCTCAACCCATCTCTGCTCATATCACCTTCTCAAGGCCTGAGCCGTTCTCTCCATCCAGAAGGACAAGAGGCACTACAAA CATTATTCGAGGACGTGTGGGTCACCCAAGAGTCTACCGTCTTAAAAACTCCCAGTTTGCCAGGCAGCTTTGCAAATGACTCAGTAGGCCAAATTTT TGGCAGCAATCTGTCTTTCAAGAGTGGGGAAGAGAACCAAAGCTCTGAAGATGAGACCCCGAAACAACTTGTTCCTCTGAAAAGAGCAAGAAAAGGCTGTTCACACAGGCACACTTCAAAAAGAGGACGTGTTTCGAAACAGCCAAACCCTAAGAAGAAATGTGTGAACGGCTTCATTATGTTCTGCCGAATTAACAGAAAATTATATATCAG ATCATATCCTGGCGTCCCCTCCACTACGGTCACCAAAGAGTTAGCCAAACTATGGCACATCTTGCCCAAGAGGGAGAGGCGCTTGTACTG CTTGAAAGCCTGGAGCTTCAGTTGCCAGCAGAACCGCAATGTACGCTTTCAAGTACACGAGACAGAAAGGAAGGCAGGACGCTCTGTGCCCAGTCCCCTGCACATGCTACTGGCCTATAGAGACAAGTATGCAGCTGTCAAATGA